The nucleotide window CATCAGTTTAAATATTTCCTTACATATTGGACTAATATCACTGCTATATGGTTCTTTGTAATATAATAGTATggaaaaaagtgcaaatgttcatcATATTTCGGCACAAATAATGTTGTCAAATAATAACATCACAGACACAAACATCAATCTTCTAATTTGCATATAGCCACCATTCCTCCTCCTATCTCATCCTGTGATAGATACTATCTAAGTTTATACCTATATCTGTATGTGACCTGATAGACATTAAACTGCAAATTGGaaatatcaggtgaaagctcatatttttctcattaacctATTGGAATTACCAAATCGGTAAATTTCACATGAAATCATCAAAAACCATCAAATTAGTcttgactgtggtataccacgtttggaACTAATTTAATTTGACAGTTTTGgtatattaaaaaatatgttaaTCTGGGACACATAATTACAATATGGTAATCATGGCTGTTGTCGACAAAGCTGTTGTGGCAAAGCTGTTGTCAACAATATTGTTGATAATATTgttacgaaaaaagcttattcccaaaagttcagttgattctgattttgcgtttgcgagttctgcatgattatgtgtattacactgctccatagacaatgtgttgtaatttcgttctggtataccagaacgaaattcaaatttcatgatatctttgctgaacgaattattctgcaagaaatttttgtacataaacattatgcagccagaggtttccagtgatataaaaatctcaactttttttgagaaaagtggggggatgaggctgtggatcacgaaatgccctattTTAAATCAATATGCTCAACAAGTAATTTTTAATCATACAGGTATTATATAACTAAGTTACACAGGACATGTTTGAATAAGTCAATAAATTGTTGTCTTTAAAAATGGTTTACCGTAACTGTTACaacggtcaaaattttgaatttgaaaatctgTTGAATATTAATTGTTTTATTCAAACATGCAGTGGTGATTGTAGAATGCAAATAAATGATGATGCTATTATTTTTACATGTCTgacataattaaatattttctCCTGCTCTCACTCCAATTCTTTTTCCATCTTTGATATTTCCACAGAAGCATCACATCAGCCATACACTATTTACACGTGCTGCTGCAGAATATTCGTACCTGCAGGATGAACTGCTATTGGTCAAACATCAGGATAATATGAAGTGTCCTCCATGTTCTGTGGAGCAGCATATGTGTCACATTGATGGCAACCATAAAGTGTACCGCTTCAATTATGTTAATAGGTATGACAAATTAAAACCCAGTCAAAAAAACCTTTGGTCTTATGTGATCACACTATGATTCATAATTGAGGTTTTAACACATGTGATGCGCATGATTTGAACAGGCAGTTTGCAATTTCTGTAGAgtcttaatattaatattgaaacaatttctttatttccttACTTTTTAAGTCTTAATATATGCACTGCTTATTAAGTAGTTTTTGTACATGTAGCTGACTTTGTGCAAATTACCTTTTGTAATTCTAAGCCAAATTATCTTTGGGGGTTGATGCCTAAAAAGATTATGGGAAAATCATGGACACTAGCACCatataaggttagcaactattttaaagtgtttgtcagagaagaacagcacttgtttacatttagagagtcTGCAGAGCAtatacacggaagtggggttctgattggctgtatcaatcgtctgacaatcgtAGCAaaagaccgataatctgattggctgattgtgtGTCAAATCATTTGGCTGCACAGATCTGtgcccttgaagtgaacacaaagctctgtgTATGTTGCtcattaaggttaaatacaattgatttacaaggcttgattccagaggggcgtaagttaataatggaaacagccaggcagaaaagaatgaactcacgcgtacaagagtgtttcaatctgaactagggccacggttGAGTCATCcgatatgttgcagggatagggaaggggcgataggaccatatgggctgatggggggggtgtgattgtgggcagccgttttcggcaattttcctttggattttctaaattttcaatttttaaaattatcctggatgatatctgtcgtgaaataaatcaataaaaataaatataggctataatagctagtatgcctatttataccctgattatgcaatatataggcctacaacaataactacaacaacagtaacaaaaccaacaaccaatattttgttaatctaatttgtaaaaatatattcataggccgcatTAGACTAGTATgcctatagcctaaaaattcctgaattatataatgaaaaaaaaaccaggcaaaaacaatcaatcgctgcagtcagaaagaaagaaacgaacaagaaaagagaaaaaagtgagagaaaaataaaataaaatagatggaatggaccacatagagactcgaacacgtaccaaagttttccagctcaaaactatagtattatatagtcgaacgtgagtccagcgcgctaactgattgagctactgagtgatctgtgaaatcgattgagcTCAAACTGAATATTaatatggaatagtgcataccaggctcttatgataaacaatctcatcaccgctgtaaatgtcggaggtatccatggcgaaaaacctcgatctTTGCAAAAGTaccttaaatttggagtgaaattcaaatggtaaaggaatcgacatactttttgagaaataatgtaggcagttagaaatcaaaattaatgttccacaatccagatatcgataatgcaacataacagtgttttgtggtacaagattctcgaaaattgttcccaaaaacgggctaataaaatttaatcggtactgtttttggtccttccccatggcaacattatttctttggtcgatttgtagtacaatacaaaaaaggagaaaacaatcactcggcgtagttttttgatcttgtgaacatggtgcgtaaaaatgatttaaacgaaggattttcaaacggattctaaaaatttgtatttacaaaaataatgttaagatacatccatgcaccaacatttgactcactgcgatatttgaatgctgagaaaacgcggttttagagaacaactttatacgtcttttatacgttttttatatgtTTCTTCATGTAACCTTAACAGGACGCTCTTttaatctgagcaagggactgccataCTTCTCTGAAACCAAGTGTAAACGGTTGCGCTTTGATAATCTGGTCATCCTACATCCAGAGGCGTGGTCTAAAGTTCCATTACCTCCTACACTAGGCCGTTTCAAAGCGATgtgcaatttaattatttaatttttctggTTGTTGCATGATGGTCGGCTGTAGTGCGAACTCTGTCTGCAGGCTGTCTTAGAAGCCTGCTGACATCGCTGCACTGCAGCCGGCCAGCACAAATGCACTTCCTTGGTGATTTCATATATGATGTTATTTGTTAAATCCATggtatgtaattcttttgtatgtatttgatttgtattttgatgtattctgtttgacccctgggccagactggaaatcagtgtggaccactgagaagatcaaaataagatctaataaaataaaattgaaataaaattggtagttcacagcatctttggaatggtagtgagtttgggCAAAcattgcattaatcatttcataaGGAGTGTTGATaagaattcaaataccacagatatacttttgtaggtcctgtggttcttgagatatgttgtaaagagggctgaaacaacaacacctttgtaaaacgtacataactcattaacaataataaattaagcaagtttacaaattatatgatttgtagaatgaagttttgcaaaacatcaaagtgttatttattaataatatattcatttagataatgaaaaatttatttttttattttgctgccTTGGCCAAATAATACATTGTGTACTCTTAAAGGATGTGTAATCATTGTAATATAATTGTGTATTCATTTTTTGTAGGGGTGTTGCCAAACCATACCACATTGATAGATTCATTGCAGATGATTCCAGTGTTGACGAACATGTTAAAAGTGTGTATAGATTCCATCCAACAAAGGTCAGCTTTtgttatgaataatttttttaacaaattacAGGTGTACTCCCTTTTAAATCTGAACTGTTAGTACAGTAAAAATGATAGAAAGTgaagtttattttatttatcatatatTCTTATATTCAACATTATGTAGGAATATGTACATGTGTAATGATGATGCAAACTtttaagtaattctttgtactgcatgcattagcatatcttatgcagcatgtctggaggatgatttgaactataATGACCTtttgtgcaagcactctatagcagaaaattataatagaatgtttggaattttgtaactaaaatactaattacattctgcattatgtatttatttaggactatgcctatttatttatttactgacttacatgtatttatttatttatttggtaaggTATATCAgttagtaattagtaatattccatgattcatcggtttattattgattgattgattgttgataacttgaaaacttgattgattgatcgattgatagtcatttcacattatattctattaattttgaatagcattgtatattaaataaataggcccatcagtattgatttattctattcagcaatatcaaggattactatcaaacttctcatagctaattgtcagttggctcagtggtaacgcactgGATTTTACAacagctctgcctatttttttcaagggtgagaaaaaaaatgaaatttggcgtgcgatctgagctggtcctattcatttgaaatatgcACTTATTGTTCTCTCCtgtatggagatattttccattacagccatctatgatcatgcttgaggttccaccaaacaaaccatgggttttgaggtcttatattttttattgtatGTCAACATAATTGCTTACATTTTTAGGAAGATCATATTTCATGTTATTATAAGCAagtataatgttccagataacgctagttaataaatatattaagaaaaagtaccttaaaattgcactttctgttagtattcctttttggacttaaactttttaacatgttttagcagccctatataaaactgtGACACTCAAAAggtcatatctctggaatgaaatgtctgattaagattatttaaacgccaaaatatttctttttgaatCAATTCCTAGCCAAttagttaggtctgaatcaatttcaaagtacttcaatttttaatgGACATGCCTATTAGTATTTCTAGATATTGATGTTTTGTGGGTTTCTAGTGAGCTCTGCTATTACTAGTTATTGATGTTTTGTGGGTTTGTAGTGAGATGTGCTATTGTAGTGATGCCTTTGATTTCACCATCAATTGTGGACTTTAAGTCTTTGCTTGGAAATTTGATACACCACAACTGTGGACATTCAAGAGGGCTCTATTCACATGACTCACCTTAAGATAGAACAAAggtgttttaacataaaatccCTTATTGATGGAATTTGGTGCAGATTCCAGACAATATATGAAGATTAGTTAGTATATATAATGAATATAAGAAGAATACAAAATGGTAAATAGAAATGGGCACTAGATGTATATATGGTCAAA belongs to Amphiura filiformis chromosome 18, Afil_fr2py, whole genome shotgun sequence and includes:
- the LOC140139395 gene encoding uncharacterized protein gives rise to the protein MQSRYIFEQQLLDLWLTLSMHLPGSSATGFLNALGDIGEKYGRKHHISHTLFTRAAAEYSYLQDELLLVKHQDNMKCPPCSVEQHMCHIDGNHKVYRFNYVNRGVAKPYHIDRFIADDSSVDEHVKSVYRFHPTKVSFCYE